A portion of the Terriglobales bacterium genome contains these proteins:
- the rpsG gene encoding 30S ribosomal protein S7: protein MPRKGHIAKREVAADPIYNSTLVTKFVNSMMYEGKKSTAQSIFYQSMKNLEQKGGDEALKLFKKAVENCKPLLEVKTRRVGGANYQVPVEVNPDRRTSLAIRWLVSYGRARGEKGMIDKLTNELLDAANGRGAAMKKKEDVHRMAEANKAFAHYRW from the coding sequence ATGCCGCGTAAAGGACACATAGCAAAGCGCGAAGTTGCCGCAGACCCGATCTACAACTCGACTCTGGTGACCAAGTTTGTGAACTCGATGATGTACGAGGGCAAGAAGAGCACTGCCCAGTCGATCTTCTACCAGTCCATGAAGAACCTGGAGCAGAAGGGCGGGGACGAAGCCCTGAAGCTCTTCAAGAAAGCAGTCGAGAACTGCAAGCCGCTGCTCGAAGTCAAGACTCGACGCGTAGGCGGTGCGAACTATCAGGTTCCGGTCGAAGTGAATCCCGATCGCCGCACGTCGCTTGCGATCCGTTGGCTGGTGAGCTACGGACGGGCCCGCGGAGAGAAAGGCATGATCGACAAGCTCACGAATGAGCTGCTCGATGCCGCCAACGGTCGCGGCGCGGCGATGAAGAAGAAAGAAGATGTCCACCGTATGGCTGAGGCCAACAAAGCGTTCGCGCATTACCGGTGGTAG
- the rpsL gene encoding 30S ribosomal protein S12 yields MPTFNQLVRKGRTAPRYKTASPALQESPQKRGVCTRVYTQTPKKPNSALRKVARVRLTNGIEVTTYIPGIGHNLQEHSIVLIRGGRVKDLPGVRYHVVRGTLDTVGVANRKQSRSKYGAKRPKA; encoded by the coding sequence TTGCCGACATTTAATCAGCTTGTGCGCAAAGGCCGGACGGCGCCGCGATACAAAACGGCTAGCCCGGCGCTGCAGGAGTCGCCCCAGAAGCGCGGCGTTTGCACCCGCGTCTATACCCAAACGCCCAAGAAGCCGAACTCGGCGCTGCGCAAAGTAGCTCGCGTGCGCCTGACAAATGGAATCGAGGTCACGACCTACATCCCCGGCATCGGCCACAACCTGCAGGAGCACTCGATCGTGCTGATCCGCGGAGGCCGTGTGAAGGACCTTCCCGGCGTGCGTTATCACGTTGTGCGCGGAACGCTGGACACCGTGGGCGTAGCGAACCGTAAGCAGAGCCGCTCCAAGTACGGAGCCAAGAGGCCGAAGGCCTAA